The following coding sequences are from one Gemmatimonadota bacterium window:
- a CDS encoding STAS domain-containing protein, with the protein MNIYVSLEDEIAVLRIEGRLWEEGDSVELDRMIDDTLARGGTRFVADLTGVPIMNSSGLGSLIAAMKKIRSRDGEMVLTGVNDRLDQLFRITRLYTVFKTYDDVDAAVEHMLA; encoded by the coding sequence ATGAACATCTACGTTTCGCTGGAAGACGAGATCGCCGTGCTTCGCATCGAGGGCAGGTTGTGGGAGGAAGGGGACAGCGTCGAGCTGGACCGGATGATCGACGATACCCTCGCCCGGGGCGGCACGCGGTTCGTGGCCGATCTGACCGGCGTGCCCATCATGAACAGTTCCGGACTGGGTTCGCTGATCGCGGCCATGAAGAAAATACGATCCAGGGACGGGGAGATGGTACTCACGGGCGTCAACGACCGACTGGATCAATTGTTCCGGATCACCCGGCTGTATACGGTCTTCAAGACGTATGACGATGTGGACGCCGCCGTGGAACACATGCTCGCCTGA
- a CDS encoding SelT/SelW/SelH family protein, with the protein MAVKLLEYYKHDIEQLQLVPSGGGKFEVTVDDSLIFSKLAADRFPEYAEVKDAIEASIAG; encoded by the coding sequence TTGGCGGTGAAACTGCTCGAGTACTACAAACACGATATCGAACAGCTGCAGCTCGTGCCGTCTGGAGGAGGCAAGTTCGAAGTCACGGTGGATGATTCGCTGATCTTCTCCAAGCTGGCGGCCGACCGGTTTCCGGAATACGCGGAGGTCAAGGACGCTATCGAGGCATCGATCGCGGGCTGA
- a CDS encoding twin-arginine translocase TatA/TatE family subunit, with protein sequence MLGSFGTTELIIILVIVMILFGAKKLPELAKGLGQGITEFKKAQNKDPAEEKQGTSGTSTSKDS encoded by the coding sequence ATGCTAGGTAGTTTCGGCACGACCGAACTGATTATCATTCTTGTCATCGTCATGATCCTTTTCGGGGCGAAGAAGCTTCCCGAACTGGCCAAGGGTCTGGGCCAGGGGATCACCGAGTTCAAGAAAGCACAGAACAAAGATCCCGCCGAAGAGAAACAGGGTACCTCCGGCACGTCCACCTCGAAGGACAGCTGA